In Verrucomicrobiota bacterium, the genomic stretch TTCCCGACGGGCGCCTGTTGCGAACCCATACGTCATCGGTCCAGATCCGGACCATGATCACGGTCGTGCCGCCGGTCCGGGTCATCGGGCCGGGTGCCGCCTATCGGCGCGATGAGATCGACGCGACGCACCTGAGCCAGTTTAATCAACTGGAAGGTTTGTACGTGGATCGCGCCGTCAGCGTGGCCGACCTGAAGGGTACCTTGACGTTCTTCGTTCGGGAACTGCTCGGCGCAAAAGCTGAGACCCGGATCCGGCCCCACTTTTTCCCGTTTACCGAACCGAGTTTCGAAGTCGACGTGCGTCTGCCGAACGTCAACAATGGCCGGTGGATGGAACTGCTGGGTTGCGGCATGGTGGATCCGGCCGTGTTCGATCAGGTCAACGCGCGCCGCGGGGATCGGGCCTATGACCCCGAGGTCTGGTCGGGTTTCGCGTTCGGTATGGGGCTCGACCGCTTGGCGATGGCTTTGTTCGGCTTGCCCGATATTCGTTTGTTGATCGAGAACGACCAACGCTTTCTGGCGCAATTCGCGGAATGAAAATTTCTCTTCGCTGGCTGAAGGAGTTCCTGCCGTTTAACGGCGCGGTGGAAGAATTGAGCGAGGCCATGATCGCCAGCGGCATGGAAGTGGGTGCGATCGAACGGCGCGGGGTGGAGCTCGATCAGGTTGTCGTCGCGCAGATCGACTCGTTTGGCCCGCACCCTAACGCGGACCGTTTGAGCGTCTGTCAGGTGAACGATGGTTCCGGCCGGCCCCGCCAGATCGTCTGCGGCGCCCGGAATTTCAGCACGGGGGACAAGGCGCCCTTGGCCTTGCCGGGCGCCGTCCTGCCGGGTGATTTCAAGATCAAGGTCAGCAAACTACGCGGGGTGGAATCGGAAGGCATGCTCTGCAGCGCCAAGGAGTTGAACCTGGCGGAGGACAGCGCGGGATTATTGATCCTGCCGGCTGACGCGCCCGTGGGGCAACCGCTCAGCCGCGTTTACCCGCCCGACGTGATTTTTGACCTTGAACTCACCCCGGATCGGCCTGACCTGCTTTCCTACGCCGGTATCGCGCGTGAGTTGGCGGCCATCCTTCAGCTGCACGCCGTGCTGCCGGTCTTTAACCGGTCTACGGTCGAGGTGCGCTCCGGCTCGCAGGTCATCGTCAGCGAGCCTGAAGGATGTCCGTACCTTGTGTTTCGCCGTTTTCGCGGCGTGAAGGTGGGCCCGAGTCCGGGTTGGATGAAGGAACGGCTGGAGGCATCCGGCCTGCGTTCGATCAACAACCTGGTGGACATCACCAACTACGTGATGCTCGAGCTCGGCAAGCCGATTCACGCGTATGACGCCGCCAAGGTCCGGGGCGGATTTCGCGTCCGGCGTGCGCATCCGGGCGAAACGTTGCTGGCCCTGGACGGTAAGCGTTACGAACTGAATGAAAGTCACCTGCTGATCGCAGATGAGGAAGGCGCATTAGGGCTGGCCGGCGTCATGGGCGGCGAAGCGTCCGGGGTGCAACCGGCTACTACCGACGTCTGGCTGGAGAGCGCGTACTTTGATCCCGGCTGGATTCGCACCATGAGCCGTGGCCTCGGCCTGATTTCGGACGCGAGCGTCCGGTTTGAGCGTGGGGTGGATCCCGCGTCGGTCGTCTCGGCTGCGCTCCGCGCTTCTGATTTGATCCGGGAGCTGGCGGGTGGACAGCCTGAGGATACCTTGTGGGCAGCCGGGTCGGAGCCGAAGCCGGCCGCGCCGATCACCTTGCGGCCTGAGCGTTGCACGCGCCTGCTGGGCCAGGAAGTTCCGAATTACGGTGAGCTCCTCCCGCGGATCGGCGTCGCGCCGCGGGATGACGGCACCTGGCAACCGCCAAGCTACCGGCCCGACCTGACGCGGGAGGTGGACCTGATCGAGGAGGTCTGCCGGCTGGCAGGGGTCAATCGTATCGAAGGCCGGGTGGTAGGTCACGCTACGCCGAGTTCCGCCGCGGATCATGCGCACGATGACGCCTTGGCGCTCCGGCGTCGCCTGGTCGCCATGGGCCTGTTCGAGGCGCGCAGCCTCACCTTTACCGACGAGGCGGCTCTGACGGAAACGCTGGGTCCCGAAACGAAGGTGTGGCGCCTCAAGAACCCGCTGCTCGAGGAAATGCGGGTGTTGCGGCCGTCGCTGGTACCCGGGTTGATTCGCGCGGCCGGACGCAACTTTCAGCGGGGTGCGGAATCGGTGGCGCTGTTTGAGCTGGGACGCGTTTTCCATAATGATCCGGAGCAGGAGGAGTCGACGTCAGTGGGCGTTCTCATGGCCGGCCAGCGCGATGCCAAGCGTTGGAACCAGGACGCCCGGGAGTTTGACTTTTTCGACCTGAAAAGCGCCGTGAACACCGTGGCAGGCACCCCGGTGACGCTGGAACGCGTGGAACCGAACCAATTGGCCGGCTTACTCTGCCGGGTTCGGGCCCGCAGCGGCGAGCTTCTGGGCTGGTGCGGCCAGGTGCGGCCGTCGGTTGCCGCCGGGCACGATATCAGGAAAAATTTGTTCGTCGCCGAACTGGCATTTCGCGCCGGCCGGCTCGCGAAACCGTTCGTTTTCAGGCCGCTCGATCGCTATCCGGCCATTACGCGTGACATCGCGTTTCTGGCGCCGTTGGGCCTCGAGTACGGCGCCGTGGAGCAAACGTTGGGCGAACAGCCGGAACCCTTGTTGGTTGATGTACAGTTGTTCGACGTTTTTACCGATCCGGCCGGCGGACGGATCCCTGCGAATCAAAAATCCGTCGCGCTAAGTTTGACTTATCGCGCTCCAGACCGGACCTTAACCCAGGAAGAAGTGGCAGAAATTCACCAGCGCGTGAAAACTCGTCTGGCAAACCGTCTCCACGTTGTCTTCCGCGAATAGTTTAGTTCCCTGTTCTTTGCTTTGTTGAATTTGCCCTGCGATGTTCGGGATTACAGGTATACGCCCCAGACCCGATAAATACGAATTCCTAGGAGGCTAGGTCGAGAGCGTTTCAATGACAGGCCTTGATTGGAAGTCAACGGCGCTCCGGCGGTTATCCACCCTTGGCTTAAGGGGAATGGGAGCTTCGCCTAAACGGCATCGCGGGGCAAAACAACAGAAAGCGTGATCGCTTCGATCCCGCACCGCAATCCGTATCAAGCGTAAACCAGGAGGTGAATTTCCTCCGGCAGAATCCCGGAAATGTTGCGGATGATGTTACCGCGCAGCAGGTTTACGAGCGCGCTTCGCTGCGGTGCACCCAGGATGAGGTAAGACGCGCCGACGGTGGCGGCTATTTCGACGATGGTATCCGCAGCGGAATCACTGACGGCGTAACACGGCAACAGCTTTATGCCTTTGGACCGCTCCGAGGCATAATGGAAAATCGCACGAGCCTCCGCGTCCTCAACCCATCGTCGCCGGCGATCCTCCGGCAAGAGCACCGGTTGCTCTCGGACAAAAAGCAGGTAAAGGGGGCGCTTGGTGCTCCGGGCCTCATCCAAGGCGAAGTCGAGGGTACGGCCGATACCGCGTACGGCGCAGATCATGGGCGCACCGAAACTCTCTTCGTCCTCGCCGGTACTCGCGAAGCTGGCGGCCACGGACGGTGCGCCTGATTCGAGCGGCCGGAGCGGTCCGGCGGTTCCGGCCGCGGCGGCTTCTTTCGCCCGGCGCTTTTGGGCGCGTTCGGTTACAAGTCCATGGAGAATAAGACCGACGGAAAGGATCACCGCGCAAAAGACTCGAGCGTTCGGTTTTACGGCAAAGAGCGTGATCTCGATCGCGCTCATGATGATGAAAGTGCTGAACATCAGCACCCGTTCCCATTTCTCCAGGTGCAGGCTACGGTCCGTGGAAGTGGAGCCCAGGTTGGTCGCAATTGCGCCGACTACACCCACCGCATACAAATCGGCCAGGCCTGACACGTCTTTGACGGCAACCACCAGGAGGGCCGGAACGATGGAGGCAAACAGCAGCCCCAGCGTGGGTACACCAAAAGGGTTCAGCCTCTCAAAACTGGCCGGGATTTCGCCGTCCCGGGACATCATGAAGAAGATGGCGATCAAACCGACGATCGCCGTGTTCACGGCGGATACGAGCAGGACGCCGAAGACGATCGAGACGCACCAGGCTGCAACCTGGCCCGCCACGGGACCGAAGGCGCTTCCGGCAAACACTTCCCCCATGTAACGCAGCATGTAGTCGCGAACGCCGGGATGGCCCGGCGCGTCGACTTCCCCGTTGTGAGGGGTTAACCCGGGCAGGGCGTGCATGACCAAACCGAGAAACGCGGTAAAAAAGCAGACCTCGGCCATCACCCAGAGGATAGCCCGGCTCGAGGTTTGGACGACGGACGGGTGCTCATCGGTCGAGCCAGGATCGAGCTTCATTACGCCCGTGGCGTTGGCGACGGCTTCCACCCCGGAGAGGGCCAGCACGATGCTGACGAATCCGGTCCAGTCCTGGACCACGTTGCCCGACATCGGTCGCAGGTCCCTGACGGCCGCTCCCAGGTGCGGGATGGAAAGGAGCCCAAGCAAGATGACGACGACGATCGTCGGCATCGAGACAAGGAACGCGAGCCCTCCCGTGTGTTTGGGTCCGAAGTAATTAAGAAATCCGATAAACAAAATGGCTGCGCCGGCCCAGAGTTCGGCGTGGTCTACCCCGAGGTACTGAAACGCCGAGAGCGCGCTTAGCGAGGCGGTCACGATGTAGTCTGCGATCAGCAGGAAAGCCCCCACGATCGAGATCACCTCCGACCGGTGGCGCACGCTCGCGTAGACGCCTCCGCCGTCCGGGTAATGGCGGCAAATGGCCATGTAGTTGACCCCGACCAGCGCCATGAGCACGCACATGGTCGCGATCAGCCAGAATGAACTGTACCCGGCGACGGCAAAAGCCAGCCCCAACACGTACGCCTTGCTCGTACCCCAGTCGCCGTACAAAATCGCCGCCGCTCGAAGCGCATCGACGTTGCGCGGCCTCTTGGTCTTGCCAACAATCACCATAGCATGCGCTCGACCTGGTAAAGAAAACCCCTGTTCCCTGCGATTCTCATCCGTCAGCTTTACTCACGAGGGACGATTGGCCTCTGAACCTGTCGTCCTGTCTCCTGCGATTGCCCGCATCGCCCCTCCATAAAGAATCGATTCCTGAATGGCGAATATAAAAGTACTTTCACCGAGGAATCGTCAGGAAATTCCTGCCTGACATCGCCGACGTGACCCCGGAGGCTCCTAAGGCGTCACGTCCGTACGCCCATCCCAACAAACACCCGCCCCGCCGGGTTGGATTTGCTGAATGGGCACGGATCATTTATCCCGGCGGCCAATGCAGAGGACGCCCACCGAGTAAATGCAAATGCAGGTGCGGAACCGTTTCACCGGCATGGCGCCCGTTGTTCAGGACGAGGCGGTACCCGGAATCACCGACGCCAAGCTCAGCCGCCAATTTCTGAGCCGTCAACAGCAGCCGGCCCAAAAGCGCCGCATCTTGCGGGGCGGCCTCGCCGATGCGCGCAATCACCCGCTTGGGAACGATCAGAAGGTGCACCGGCGCCTGGGGGTTGATGTCCCGGAACGCAAAGACTTCATCATCTTCGTACACGATTTCAGCAGGCAGTTCGCGGGCGGCAATGCGTTCAAACAGCGTCATCGAATGGTGAGCAGGAGGTTGGACTTGATCTTCGCAGACTCAAGCTCAGCCCGCACGAAAGCAACGATTTCGTTGCGCAATCGCGAGCATTCGTGACTCCACGTTTTGACGGATTGCAGGTGCCGGACACAAGGCCGCAAGCCATGAATGTGCAAATTGGAAGCGTGGTTGCTGAGGGCCGGCCTGATTCGTTGCTGTAAGAGCTGGAAAAAGGCCAGTTCATACCCGGGGCCCGCCTCCAATGCCAGGTCGGCCAGGCTCAGCTCAAAAGGCGGGTTTAGGGTTTCGAAGTTTGCTGCGATCTCAGAATAACCAATCGCTTGCAAGGCCGACCGGACGGATTCGCTGATCTCGTCGATCGTGATTACCGGGCGATCGCACCCCGACGCCAAGTACCAGAGCACGCTTTCAGCCACGTGCTCGGCAAGCCACCAACTGACGAAACCGGCTCGATCAGCGGCCCGCCTGATGGACAAGCCGAGCCATTCCCGGCTTAAGGACGCTAACTCATTATTGGCAAGCCGGACCAGCGGTAAGTAATTCCGGAACGCAATCACGTGGTGAAAAGTTCAGGTTGCTGCGCGCTTCGTTTGGTTTTCTTCCCCAGCGATTCAATCTCATGAATAAATTCGCCGAGATCCTGAAATTGGCGGTACACAGACGCGTACCGGATGTAACCGATCTCGTCCAAGGAGTGGAGGCGTTCCATGACCCGGATGCCAATGACGCTGCTGGGAACCTCATGATCGTAAGCCTGCTCGAGTTCCTGGTAGATTTCATCGACGGCTTTCTCCAGCACCTCGTAGCTCACCGGTCGCTTCTCGCACGCCTTCATCAGGCCGCCAAGCAGCTTCTGACGGTCAAATGGTTCGTGACGGCCGTCCCGCTTCAGAACCCGCAGGTCTCGCCGCTCGACTTCCTCGTAAGTGGTAAAGCGATGCTGGCATTTCAGACACTCCCGGCGCCGGCGAATGGCGGCCCCCGCTTTGGCCGACCGCGAGTCGATGACCTTATCTTCCAAGTTACCGCACTTAGGGCACCGCATGGATCACGGATGCTAAGCCAGCATCCACAATATATAGTGGTCTCTCCGGGCAGAAATACAAGAGCCGATTAAAAGGCATCCACAGATTACACAGGTTAAGGGCACACGGCGACCACGGCGGGAAGATTAAATCATCCGCAGAACACGCAGACGAACGCAGAAAAACAGCCGCGGATCATCATGCCGCGTTACCCTTTACTCGTTCAGCAGCCCGTATTTCTCAATATGCCGCACCACGATATTGAGACCATCACCGGTCTTCAGGTTGCACATGACGAACGGCCGGCTGCCGCGCATCTTTGCGGCGTCGCTCGCCATCACTTCCAGGGAAGCGCCGACGTGGGGCGCCAGATCGATTTTGTTAATGACCAGCAGGTCCGAGCGCGTGATGCCGGGCCCGCCTTTTCGGGGGATCTTTTCGCCGCCGGCGACGTCAATGACGTAAATCGTCAGATCTGCCAGTTCGGGGCTGAAGGTGGCGGCGAGGTTATCGCCGCCTGATTCGATGAAAATTATGTCCGCTTCAGGAAACTGCCCCAGCAGGCGATCGACCGCTTCGAGGTTGATGGATGCGTCCTCGCGAATGGCGGTATGGGGGCAGCCGCCCGTTTCGACTCCAAGGATGCGTTCCGGCGGCAACGCGCCGGCGACGGTCAGCAATCGCTGGTCCTCCTTGGTGTAGATGTCATTGGTGATTACCAGCAGGTCGTAACGGTCGCGGAGCGCCTTGCAAAGCACTTCTACGAGGGTGGTCTTACCGGTCCCGACCGGTCCTCCGATCCCCACCCGCAGCGGCGGTTTTGTTTTCATTCGCATACTCTGAAATGCCACAAATGGAGAAGAGTGTCGGGTGTCGGGTGTCGGGTGTCGGGTGTCGGGTGTCGGGTGTCGGGTGTCGGCCACGAGCTTGGGGGAGAGTCGCCGAGGTCAACTCTGTAACTCTTCTTCCCGCCGTGGCTCGCCGTGGCTCGCCGTGGTCGCGGTGTGAACTCAGTCGTTGTGCCCGCCAAACCCGCTGTGCCCGCCGTGTGCCCTTAATCTGTGGAATCTGTGGAATCTGTGTAATCTGTGGATGCTTTCTCTTTTCTGCGTCCTTCTGCGGATGATTCCTGTCTTTCCGCCGTGGTCGCCGTGTTCCGCTGTGGCGCCGTGTGATCAAGAACGGAAGATCCGCGAATACTGGAGGGCATGGCGCGAGGAAAGGATACCGAGTTGGGGTGCAAAGGAAACCACTTCATCATCACTCAATCCGGCTGCGGCGTTGATCGCCGCCACGATCTCCGGCCGCAGGCTGAACAGGATTCTTTGACCGGCGCTCTGGCCAAGGGGGACGGACTTGATTGCCGCCATGACCTGGTTCTCGGTCCAGCAGAAGCAAAACGCGGTGGCCGCAGCTTCATAGCTCGTACCGATGGCAACCGCGGCGAAGGCGTAAGCGCAGGGAAATCCGGCCGGTCGGAGCGCCCGCAAAGCGGTCCGGTGTTCGGGAGCGCCCCAGGCCAGGTGGTCAATCAATTGGACCAGCGACCATCCCATTTGCTCGGTCTCACTGCGCAGTTCAGCGCTTTCGCGGCTGGCCAGGTGCCATGCATTCCAGTCGGCGACCATCTGCAAATCGCCGGCGCACCAGGCCGCATGGAACCGTCGCAGCAAAGGGAGTTCGGCGCGGCCGACCACGTCGCGCAAGCCGTCCCGGATCCAATCCCGGGCGGACGCCGCGTCCGTCACCAGCCCATGTTCTACCGCCGCTTCCAGGCCGGAGGAGTAACTGAAGGCGCCGACCGGCAATGCCGGCGATGCCAGCTGGAGCAGGGCGGCAAGTTCAGGGATTGCGAGGCTGAGGGTGGGCGAGGGGGTTGGGGGATGATTCATCCGGAGGATGGACGTGGGCGTGCGCAGGCGCATGGGTATGCGTGTGCGTGTGCGTGTGCGTATGCAGGTGGGAGGACGCCGACGCCTGGGCGTGCTCCTCGTAAAGGCGCTGGGCCAGGGCGTAATCCTCGGCGAACGTTTCTTCACCCCCGTGCCGGTGACCGCCGCCGTATGCGCCCGTTTCAGGCTCAAACGGTTCATTTCGTTCTTCGACGCGCGTTCCCAACCGGATCAGCATCTCCCGCAGCACCGGGTCCGCCTCAAGGCGGAGATAGCCGGTGCCGATCTCGACCGGCGTGTGCCGATTTCCCAAGTGGTAGGCTGCCCTGGTGAGCGTCAGGTGGTCCGGGGCGGTTACCACCAGAACCGCTTGCGGCGCGGCTTCCACCCGGATGAGACCGCCGTCTTCGGTCTGCAGCCAGGCGCCTGGAGAGAGGACCGTACCGCGCGGCAGCACGATGGCGAGTTCCGTGCCATCCTCGAGGGTAACGAGTTGGCGCGGTTTCCGGCGCTCCGCGCACGCGAGTCGTACCACGCCCGCCGGGACGGCGCCGGGCGGCGCCGCAGTCAGTAAGGTGTGGGCTTGGAGCATCTCGGTTCAACCTCGGTTCAAAACAGGAAGTAGCGTTGCGCCAAAGGCAGGATCGCCGCCGGTTCGCAGCTCAAGAGCTGGCCATCAGCCTCCACCCGGTACGTTTCCGGATCGACACTGATTTTTGGCGTGTACGCGTTATGCACCAGGTCGGCCTTCCGCAGTTGCCGGACGTTGCGAACGGCACTCAGCCGGCGCTGCAGACGGAACCGGCCGGCGATGTCCTGATCGGCGGCCGCCCGGGATACGAACGTCAGGCAGGTTTCGCTCCGGGCGCGCCCGTAGGAGCCGAACATTTCGCGGTAATGAACGGGTTGCGGCGTCGGGATGGAGGCGTTCGGATCCCCCATCTGGGCGTTGGCGATCATGCCGCCTTTAATCACCAGCGCAGGCTTAACCCCGAAGAACGCGGGCTGCCATAACACCAGGTCCGCCCACTTGCCAACCTCGATGGAACCGACTTCGTGGGCGATGCCGTGGGTAAGCGCGGGATTGATCGTGTACTTGGCGAGGTAACGTTTTACCCGCCGGTTGTCGTTACGGGACGGATCGCCTTCGAGGCTGCCGCGTTGCGCCTTCATCTTGTGAGCCGTTTGCCACGTGCGAATGATGACTTCACCCACGCGTCCCATGGCTTGCGAATCACTCGACATCATCGAAATGGCGCCGAGGTCGTGAAGGATGTCCTCAGCCGCAATCGTTTCGCGACGGATCCGGGACTCGGCGAACGCGACGTCTTCGGCGATGGCCGGGTCCAGGTGGTGGCAGACCATCAGCATGTCCAGGTGTTCGTCCAGCGTGTTGACCGTGAACGGCCGGGTCGGGTTGGTTGAGGAGGGCAGAACGTTCGGTTCACCGCACACTTTGATGATGTCCGGCGCGTGCCCGCCGCCGGCGCCCTCGGTGTGAAAAGAATGGATCGTCCGGCCTTTGAACGCCGCGATCGTCGTTTCGACAAACCCTGATTCATTGAGCGTGTCGGTGTGAATCGCGACCTGGGTATCGGTTTCATCGGCTACGGTCAGGCAGCAATCGATGGCGGCCGGCGTTGTACCCCAATCTTCGTGGAGTTTCAGCCCGATCGCGCCGGCGTCGATCTGTTCCCGCAACGCTTCCGGACGGCTGGCGTTCCCTTTGCCGAGAAACCCGAGGTTGATCGGAAAACCTTCCGCCGCCTGCAGCATCCGCTCGAGGTACCACGGTCCGGGCGTGCAGGTGGTGGCAAACGTGCCGGTGGCAGGTCCGGTGCCGCCACCGATCATGGTGGTGATGCCGGACGTGAGCGCTTCTTCTATCTGCTGCGGACAAATAAAATGAATGTGCGAATCGATGCCCCCCGCGGTGACGATCATGTGCTCGCCCGCGATAACTTCCGTGCCCGGCCCGATGACGAGCGTGACCCCCGGCTGGATGTCGGGATTACCCGCCTTGCCGATCCCGGCGATGCGCCCGTCCTTGATCCCGAGGTCGGCCTTCACAATCCCCCAGTGATCCAGCACGACGACGTTGGTAATCACTGTATCGACCGCCTCCCGGCCTGGCCGCTGCGACTGGCCCATGCCGTCCCGGATTACCTTGCCGCCACCGAACTTCACTTCCTCGCCGTAAATGGTGTGATCGTGTTCGATTTCGATCAAGAGATCGGTGTCGGCCAGACGGACCCGGTCCCCGGTCGTGGGACCGAACATCTCGGCGTAAGCGTGGCGTGAAATTTTCATGGACGGCTAAGCTCCCCTTCCGGCGGTGTCCAGGTCTCCCATGACTTTGGCGTTGAACCCGTAGACCTTCCGGTCACCCGCGAGACCGACGAGTTCGACCGTGCGCTCCTGTCCCGGCTCAAACCGGACGGCTGTGCCGGCAGCGATGTTGAGCCGGAACCCGCGCGCGCGTTCCCGGTCGAAGTGCAAAGCCTCGTTTACCTCATAAAAATGAAAATGGGAACCGACCTGGATGGGCCGGTCGCCGGTGTTGCTGACCGTGAGAACAACCGTCTCACGGCCCGCATTCAGTTCGATGTCGCCGTTTTCGGCAAGGATTTCACCCGGGATCATGCGTCTGCCAGCGGTTTAAGGGATGGGATGATGGACGGTGACGAGTTTCGTGCCGTCCGGAAAGGTGGCTTCAATCTGGATATCCGGGATCAGTTCCGGGACCCCGTCCATGACCTGGTCGCGCCGGAGCAACGTGGTGCCGTAGTGCATCAATTCGGCGACGGATTTACCGTCCCGGGCGGCTTCGAGCAGGGCGGCGC encodes the following:
- the pheS gene encoding phenylalanine--tRNA ligase subunit alpha encodes the protein MEAELQQLRKAALVEIQNAKTALELDQLRVSLLGRAGALTKLSEGMRNVPKADRPVVGKLLNEVRQVIAASLEERVRSLQAASDLKGLEALDETLPAREVRTGALHPLTLLQDRAVRILRRLGFALADGPDIETEWFCFDALNTPANHPARKESDTFYLPDGRLLRTHTSSVQIRTMITVVPPVRVIGPGAAYRRDEIDATHLSQFNQLEGLYVDRAVSVADLKGTLTFFVRELLGAKAETRIRPHFFPFTEPSFEVDVRLPNVNNGRWMELLGCGMVDPAVFDQVNARRGDRAYDPEVWSGFAFGMGLDRLAMALFGLPDIRLLIENDQRFLAQFAE
- a CDS encoding phenylalanine--tRNA ligase subunit beta gives rise to the protein MKISLRWLKEFLPFNGAVEELSEAMIASGMEVGAIERRGVELDQVVVAQIDSFGPHPNADRLSVCQVNDGSGRPRQIVCGARNFSTGDKAPLALPGAVLPGDFKIKVSKLRGVESEGMLCSAKELNLAEDSAGLLILPADAPVGQPLSRVYPPDVIFDLELTPDRPDLLSYAGIARELAAILQLHAVLPVFNRSTVEVRSGSQVIVSEPEGCPYLVFRRFRGVKVGPSPGWMKERLEASGLRSINNLVDITNYVMLELGKPIHAYDAAKVRGGFRVRRAHPGETLLALDGKRYELNESHLLIADEEGALGLAGVMGGEASGVQPATTDVWLESAYFDPGWIRTMSRGLGLISDASVRFERGVDPASVVSAALRASDLIRELAGGQPEDTLWAAGSEPKPAAPITLRPERCTRLLGQEVPNYGELLPRIGVAPRDDGTWQPPSYRPDLTREVDLIEEVCRLAGVNRIEGRVVGHATPSSAADHAHDDALALRRRLVAMGLFEARSLTFTDEAALTETLGPETKVWRLKNPLLEEMRVLRPSLVPGLIRAAGRNFQRGAESVALFELGRVFHNDPEQEESTSVGVLMAGQRDAKRWNQDAREFDFFDLKSAVNTVAGTPVTLERVEPNQLAGLLCRVRARSGELLGWCGQVRPSVAAGHDIRKNLFVAELAFRAGRLAKPFVFRPLDRYPAITRDIAFLAPLGLEYGAVEQTLGEQPEPLLVDVQLFDVFTDPAGGRIPANQKSVALSLTYRAPDRTLTQEEVAEIHQRVKTRLANRLHVVFRE
- a CDS encoding universal stress protein, whose translation is MIVGKTKRPRNVDALRAAAILYGDWGTSKAYVLGLAFAVAGYSSFWLIATMCVLMALVGVNYMAICRHYPDGGGVYASVRHRSEVISIVGAFLLIADYIVTASLSALSAFQYLGVDHAELWAGAAILFIGFLNYFGPKHTGGLAFLVSMPTIVVVILLGLLSIPHLGAAVRDLRPMSGNVVQDWTGFVSIVLALSGVEAVANATGVMKLDPGSTDEHPSVVQTSSRAILWVMAEVCFFTAFLGLVMHALPGLTPHNGEVDAPGHPGVRDYMLRYMGEVFAGSAFGPVAGQVAAWCVSIVFGVLLVSAVNTAIVGLIAIFFMMSRDGEIPASFERLNPFGVPTLGLLFASIVPALLVVAVKDVSGLADLYAVGVVGAIATNLGSTSTDRSLHLEKWERVLMFSTFIIMSAIEITLFAVKPNARVFCAVILSVGLILHGLVTERAQKRRAKEAAAAGTAGPLRPLESGAPSVAASFASTGEDEESFGAPMICAVRGIGRTLDFALDEARSTKRPLYLLFVREQPVLLPEDRRRRWVEDAEARAIFHYASERSKGIKLLPCYAVSDSAADTIVEIAATVGASYLILGAPQRSALVNLLRGNIIRNISGILPEEIHLLVYA
- a CDS encoding histidine triad nucleotide-binding protein, which translates into the protein MTLFERIAARELPAEIVYEDDEVFAFRDINPQAPVHLLIVPKRVIARIGEAAPQDAALLGRLLLTAQKLAAELGVGDSGYRLVLNNGRHAGETVPHLHLHLLGGRPLHWPPG
- the nrdR gene encoding transcriptional repressor NrdR codes for the protein MRCPKCGNLEDKVIDSRSAKAGAAIRRRRECLKCQHRFTTYEEVERRDLRVLKRDGRHEPFDRQKLLGGLMKACEKRPVSYEVLEKAVDEIYQELEQAYDHEVPSSVIGIRVMERLHSLDEIGYIRYASVYRQFQDLGEFIHEIESLGKKTKRSAQQPELFTT
- the ureG gene encoding urease accessory protein UreG; this encodes MRMKTKPPLRVGIGGPVGTGKTTLVEVLCKALRDRYDLLVITNDIYTKEDQRLLTVAGALPPERILGVETGGCPHTAIREDASINLEAVDRLLGQFPEADIIFIESGGDNLAATFSPELADLTIYVIDVAGGEKIPRKGGPGITRSDLLVINKIDLAPHVGASLEVMASDAAKMRGSRPFVMCNLKTGDGLNIVVRHIEKYGLLNE
- a CDS encoding urease accessory protein UreF, which produces MNHPPTPSPTLSLAIPELAALLQLASPALPVGAFSYSSGLEAAVEHGLVTDAASARDWIRDGLRDVVGRAELPLLRRFHAAWCAGDLQMVADWNAWHLASRESAELRSETEQMGWSLVQLIDHLAWGAPEHRTALRALRPAGFPCAYAFAAVAIGTSYEAAATAFCFCWTENQVMAAIKSVPLGQSAGQRILFSLRPEIVAAINAAAGLSDDEVVSFAPQLGILSSRHALQYSRIFRS
- the ureE gene encoding urease accessory protein UreE; the encoded protein is MLQAHTLLTAAPPGAVPAGVVRLACAERRKPRQLVTLEDGTELAIVLPRGTVLSPGAWLQTEDGGLIRVEAAPQAVLVVTAPDHLTLTRAAYHLGNRHTPVEIGTGYLRLEADPVLREMLIRLGTRVEERNEPFEPETGAYGGGHRHGGEETFAEDYALAQRLYEEHAQASASSHLHTHTHTHTHTHAPAHAHVHPPDESSPNPLAHPQPRNP
- the ureC gene encoding urease subunit alpha, which gives rise to MKISRHAYAEMFGPTTGDRVRLADTDLLIEIEHDHTIYGEEVKFGGGKVIRDGMGQSQRPGREAVDTVITNVVVLDHWGIVKADLGIKDGRIAGIGKAGNPDIQPGVTLVIGPGTEVIAGEHMIVTAGGIDSHIHFICPQQIEEALTSGITTMIGGGTGPATGTFATTCTPGPWYLERMLQAAEGFPINLGFLGKGNASRPEALREQIDAGAIGLKLHEDWGTTPAAIDCCLTVADETDTQVAIHTDTLNESGFVETTIAAFKGRTIHSFHTEGAGGGHAPDIIKVCGEPNVLPSSTNPTRPFTVNTLDEHLDMLMVCHHLDPAIAEDVAFAESRIRRETIAAEDILHDLGAISMMSSDSQAMGRVGEVIIRTWQTAHKMKAQRGSLEGDPSRNDNRRVKRYLAKYTINPALTHGIAHEVGSIEVGKWADLVLWQPAFFGVKPALVIKGGMIANAQMGDPNASIPTPQPVHYREMFGSYGRARSETCLTFVSRAAADQDIAGRFRLQRRLSAVRNVRQLRKADLVHNAYTPKISVDPETYRVEADGQLLSCEPAAILPLAQRYFLF
- a CDS encoding urease subunit beta, which codes for MIPGEILAENGDIELNAGRETVVLTVSNTGDRPIQVGSHFHFYEVNEALHFDRERARGFRLNIAAGTAVRFEPGQERTVELVGLAGDRKVYGFNAKVMGDLDTAGRGA
- a CDS encoding urease subunit gamma, translating into MNLTPREKDKLLLFTAGLLAERRLGRGLQLNHPETIAYLSAALLEAARDGKSVAELMHYGTTLLRRDQVMDGVPELIPDIQIEATFPDGTKLVTVHHPIP